Proteins from a single region of Thunnus albacares chromosome 16, fThuAlb1.1, whole genome shotgun sequence:
- the LOC122999405 gene encoding ubiquitin carboxyl-terminal hydrolase 37-like — protein MLTCVLTHCVLCVSFPNLGQSCYINSRLQSLLTLEDFVSDVSRQDLVLSSLPEARLMRTFMAIRDARASTSTQSKVCLLRSFKEVVSAQAPEFRDHEQKDAHEFLTSILEQMRSLSPLLQETAANMGTKYTCPVEDHLVFKMENTRTCSRCGAQSKRQEEFTNLSLDLVSGGSVDKMLEEYQKETALEYRCECGGSESSQRSAFETLPSVLILHIKRFRFTPSWQLVKVRDPVMLNRELVVSSKQVHSQDGSCYSMVSTVSHLGVSGDKGMKITHRMLNVAFCSPLSWAQICYRVFQW, from the exons ATGTTGACGTGTGTTTTGACtcactgtgttttatgtgtcagCTTTCCAAATCTTGGTCAGAGTTGTTACATCAACTCCAGACTGCAAAGCCTCCTCACGCTGGAGGACTTTGTCTCTGATGTAAGCCGCCAAGATTTGGTCTTGAGTTCACTCCCTGAGGCCCGACTGATGAG AACCTTCATGGCCATAAGAGATGCCCGCGCGTCCACAAGCACCCAAAGTAAAGTCTGCCTCCTCCGCTCATTCAAGGAGGTGGTCTCTGCCCAGGCTCCAGAGTTCAGGGATCATGAGCAGAAA GACGCTCATGAATTCCTGACCTCGATCCTAGAACAGATGAGGAGCCTGTCTCCCTTACTGCAGGAGACTGCTGCCAACATGGGCACTAAATACACCTGCCCTGTTGAAGATCACCTGGTGTTCAAGATGGAGAACACCAGGACATGCAGCAG GTGTGGCGCTCAGTCCAAAAGGCAGGAGGAGTTCACTAACCTGTCTCTGGACTTGGTTTCTGGTGGCTCCGTGGACAAGATGCTGGAGGAGTACCAGAAG GAGACAGCGTTGGAGTATCGGTGCGAGTGTGGAGGGAGCGAATCGAGCCAGAGGTCGGCCTTCGAGACCCTGCCGAG TGTGCTCATCCTCCACATAAAGCGCTTCCGCTTCACCCCTTCCTGGCAGCTGGTGAAGGTGCGTGACCCCGTCATGCTGAACAGGGAGCTGGTGGTGTCCTCCAAACAGGTTCATTCTCAGGATGGCAGCTGCTACAGCATGGTCAGCACCGTCAGTCATCTTGGGGTATCAGGAGACAAAGGTATGAAAATCACACACCGAATGCTGAATGTGGCTTTCTGTAGTCCTCTATCGTGGGCTCAAATATGTTACAGAGTCTTTCAGTGGTGA